A region from the Rosa rugosa chromosome 6, drRosRugo1.1, whole genome shotgun sequence genome encodes:
- the LOC133717304 gene encoding rust resistance kinase Lr10-like produces MITTFARTERNVSYKEIHRELVYGFQLTYEMTYVFVGCRRQGQCSSALGRCFPHSITGFFQLLWEFIYYDIVLPLYHLDDRFLLEMISIVPVVLTVKFILGAPFVIALLIYKWRRRHSSANNTIEDFLHSDNFMPIRYTYSNIKKMSNGFKDKLGEGGYGSVFKAKLRSGRLGAIKLLGKPNANGEDFMSEVATIGRIHHINVVQLVGYCVEGSKRALVYDFMSNGSLDKCIYSKEGFNTLSCKKMYEIAVGVAHGIEYLHRGCEVQILHFDIKPHNILLDENFIPKISDFGLAKLYPRDNSIVSSMAARGTMGYIAPELFYKNIGGVSYKADVYSFGMLLMEMASKRKNVNALVENSSQIYFPSWVHDQYNEGKDFEIGDATTEEKQIIKKMIITALWCIQMKPSDRPSMKRAIAMLEGDVECLQMPPKPSLCPEPMTVGNLIQTSSDVELTCSLSAR; encoded by the exons ATGATCACTACTTTCGCCAGAACGGAGAGAAATGTGTCCTATAAAGAAATACACAGAGAACTGGTGTATGGCTTTCAGCTTACTTATGAGATGACTTATGTCTTTGTTGGTTGCCGGAGGCAGGGGCAATGTAGCTCAGCTCTTGGTCGATGTTTTCCACACAGCATCACAG GTTTCTTTCAACTTCTGTGGGAGTTCATTTACT ATGATATCGTGCTACCACTCTATCACTTAG ATGATCGATTTTTACTGGAGATGATTTCCATCG TGCCAGTAGTTTTGACGGTAAAATTTATACTTGGAGCTCCATTTGTGATTGCACTTTTAATCTACAAGTGGCGAAGAAGACATTCATCGGCCAACAACACTATAGAAGATTTTCTACACAGTGACAATTTCATGCCTATAAGGTACACTTACTCCAACATTAAGAAAATGTCTAATGGATTCAAGGATAAGTTGGGGGAAGGAGGTTATGGGTCTGTATTTAAAGCAAAATTACGGAGTGGCCGATTAGGAGCCATTAAGTTGTTAGGAAAGCCTAATGCTAATGGGGAAGATTTTATGAGTGAAGTAGCTACTATTGGAAGGATTCACCATATTAATGTGGTGCAGCTTGTTGGTTACTGTGTCGAGGGTTCAAAGCGTGCTTTAGTATATGATTTCATGTCAAATGGGTCTCTTGATAAATGCATTTACTCTAAAGAAGGATTCAACACTTTAAGTTGTAAGAAAATGTATGAGATTGCAGTTGGAGTGGCTCACGGTATTGAATATTTGCATCGAGGTTGTGAAGTGCAAATACTACATTTTGATATCAAGCCTCACAATATTTTACTTGATGAGAATTTTATCCCGAAGATTTCTGACTTTGGGCTAGCAAAATTATATCCAAGGGATAATAGCATAGTATCTTCAATGGCAGCAAGGGGCACAATGGGATATATTGCTCCTGAGTTGTTCTATAAAAACATTGGTGGTGTTTCATACAAAGCTGATGTCTACAGTTTTGGAATGTTGTTAATGGAAATGGCAAGTAAAAGGAAAAATGTAAATGCATTAGTGGAGAATTCAAGCCAAATTTACTTCCCCTCATGGGTGCACGATCAATATAATGAGGGGAAAGACTTCGAGATTGGAGATGCTACAACAGAGGAAAAGCAAATTATAAAAAAGATGATTATAACTGCATTGTGGTGTATTCAAATGAAACCAAGTGATCGACCTTCCATGAAGAGAGCCATAGCGATGCTCGAAGGAGATGTTGAATGCCTACAAATGCCTCCAAAGCCATCTCTATGCCCAGAACCAATGACTGTAGGCAATTTGATTCAAACAAGTTCAGATGTGGAGCTAACATGTAGTTTATCAGCAAGGTGA